AATGAGGCCACGTACGGTCAGCAGAGAACCGTtgcgcaaaatttttataattattttctctgcTCCCCCATCCCCGCACACAATTTTCTATATCTCTTTTCACCTTTTCTTTATGTCAtagaaagcaaaaaaaaaaggaaaatcaaaatggttaaaattattcttgaaaagagagtttaaatattctatagatttttcattttttttattcgcgtGTGTTAATCtactttttgtattattctaTGTTTAAAGGAGAACTTTCCACTTTTCCTTTCTGtcgaaaaagtaaaaaaaaaaaaaatagataattaagattattCTGAAAAAGGTTTCAAATATCATCTATATATTTCGTTGTATTTacacgtgtgcgtgcgtgtgtcaCTCTACTGTTTGCACTTTTTCACATTTAACGCCAGAATAACCGGTAAATGCATACTTATTGTTActatttttgttattctttttaatttctcataataattatttaaataattaatccgaaaataaaaaatccgaCAAAATCagtttataatagtttttgtaatttgatctaaaaatttgaaacCCGTCATTTTGATGAATTTGGTTGTTTagttaaggaaaaaaaaaacttattttatctgatcctaagattatttttacattaatatttgacattaattttgattttcgaGAAATTCTTTTCCTAAAGCGGCGACAAGGATAATATTGCGTGTCGTGCGTAACACCCCTGAAGAACAACATATGCCGTATCGAGGGTACCGCAGAAGTGGCTATTATCTCTGGCGATTAGGGATATAAACGCGGATTTAGGTCAGAGAGGGAGAGATTTTAACTAAACACTTGACAGGTTGCGTGCGCTATAGAAACATTTGTATCGCGGGGCGTAGTATTTGCTTATCATTAAGACGCGGATTTATGGAGATTTATTGGGGTATAGTACCTAACCACGATGCTCTCGTTGATGAAATCTGCAGCGCAAAAGTAGAGGCTGCGCAAGTAATCGCGGTCACAGGCTAAATAAATGTTCAAGTTATACGTAAGTGCGATCTTACCATAGTTTGGGAAAATAATGATTCTTCCAATCTCTGTTCCGCACAAAAATGCTCTGTACCTACAAATACCCTACATTTTCGGAGTCAGTGAATTTTTGTGAAGAAACGTAGCGAAACGCTTGTTGTCGTAATTAAACAAGATCGGAAAGGGCCGAGATGTTGGAAATAATGAAAGGATTTCGGCGGGTAGGCCACGATTACAGATGAATTTTCGTGGAGCGAAGATCGCGCGCTGGTTGGAGGCGATCCTTGGTGCCGTCGATGACGGTGTAGTAAATCTGGCGTGTATAGCTGAGGAAAGGTGAGTGAGGGTGGCACGTTGGGTTCTGACGGACCCgtcgcacacacacacatacccacacacacacctaGACAAATACACGCACACGGTGCACACAAGAGTGCTGGGCACGCAGGTGTATCGGTGGCGGGCCTGCGCGCAATCAGGGGCGAAGGGTCCGTTTTAGCGGAGTCGCCCCCGCGGTAACCAGGACAACGGCACGCAACGCCGCCCACAATCCCCGGGCTGTCTTGTCCGATGTGTTTGCTCGATGATTTTATACCAATTACGGCCTATCCCTGTGCCATTGCCTACgccaacacacacacacacacacacacacacacacacaccatgCGCGCGAGCGCACACGCAGCTGGCTGCCGCCATCGCCGTTCCGCCACCGCTTCCGGAACGGAAGTCAGCACCAGATCGCAGGTTGGCTGCTGACGATTAAGACAAAGCGTCAGGTACTTGGTACCAACATTATTACCGACGAATATCGGAGCATCGATACTATCTGTGGTCCCGACAAGATATAGTGTGTACATCTTTAAATATCGTTATCAATTTACTGTTCTTATGATCtttccaaatatttttaatatttactatttgaacACCTGttgcgttaaattaaaatccgaccctaaatagaatatttagtgaagattgtaaaattgatCTAAGATTTATAGAGACTTATAGGACGAATAGTTTTTTGATACTTTATGAAGTATTGTGacaatttaactttaatatttcctGGCGTTTAACCTAGATAGAATAAATTTCATCTTTTTCTATTccgaataaagaaatatatacatttcaatCACATGGCAAgatataagattaattaaatgacACACAAATAGAAGAATCTGTTCGACATATGTACtggaaaataatcaattataataacaattatattatatacctacgtatgtatataatcgtttcttaaattaaaaatttatgtataatttttatttattttttattcatgattttataattttatttaattcattattttcattcagacttaattaaacttaataattaatttaactttatagttaatttactaaataccactcaaaaatatacaagTATAATGCCTATTTTGTCTATACGCatattgtgtatttaattattgtcagCATTGATATGTTaaacgtatataaaaaaatataataaattaagcaATATGAATGCTAACTCaaatttttgatcaaaatGTTACCTTCATTTATgtgttataaatacaattaattatttttcagtagatgtgatatatttattaatttaagtataattatcTTTGGTACTgcatatttgaatatttctattatattacacaGTGATACATACATTCGGATTCTTAcgaataattatgaaattatgaatctatttaaaaaatattgagtcGACTAGTATATTTCATAAAGTCTATCACTATCCTTTtcttatctattaaaaaatattgtgcatTCTAAATGCATGAAGTATTATGCATCCCAAATTGTTTCTAGTCTTATGAAAAGTATGACAAATATATTACTTCGGAGCACcatgtatatttttctctgCGGCAAAATGCATATGGAGACATCTGTAGATATCCTCGGGTACCTTCAAGTAAACCTTCAACATTATCTACGCAAATGGCTGGTAAATCAGATAACAAGAAACAAGATGTTTTATTATGATTGCATCACTTCTCATGAGTAAATagaatgaattaaattaattaaaaaaattctctgctttatcaattaatttctcattacatttagagaaacaaatattaaaaaatttatttgtgggatataatgtttatttcactgaaataaatctttacttcaatacagtaaaataaaattttattcctaccaaataaatcaataaaagatataattgttCAATTTGTCAATGAAAACTAATTAAtgaaacaaacaaaatatagttgtagaaatatatattcaacacataattaatcaaatttttttataatcaaaataaatattaaggtcaataataaatattaaagaaaacattataaataaattttgcttttaaatattacaatttttctcagtgcaattattgaaaaattcataaacataaagaacttttctcttttatttaatttgatgaGATTCATGAGAAGTGATGCAATTATTATCTGATACCctgtatatagtgtatataataaataattgatctCATTCAGGCTATCTTGTAGTATTTGTTGTTCTTTAAAAggactattaatttttactttaataatatcgaGAATATTCGAAGATgtttaaatgaaaaacaaattataaattgtctCCGGTAAAATTACACGgctgtaattattaattatatacaagatTGATCAAGCTTTAtcgaactttttaacgttatctTATGCCGCAAGGAAAGATCACATTCTCTAATATCGAAGGAACATGTGCTATATATAACAGTACAaagttaataagaaatattaaatttggatGCTGTAACGCGTTACATTATGCAATAAGTTACACAGAGAAAGACTATACGTTAAGAagtaagtaatattaataacataactCTATCCAATAATTTAAACTGATACCTTACATTACCTACTTAATCTCTATTTGGTTTAACGATTAATTGGCCGGCGTATCAATTGCACCATAACACGAGATCGGTTATCTCAGATTTAAATTGCGATCAGAATTTCGATCGAGCCTCATGATACGTTCCATAATGGCCGTTCCTGTTTTTGCCGAAATCGTCGTCGAAGTTATCGGCCCCGCTGTACATGGAAAAGCCACGACGAGAGAGCAATTCTCCAGGCACGATTGTGGGATTGGTGTAACAAAAGTCTGCCATCATACTCGTCTGCTTGTTTAGTTGGTTGGAcctaaatcaatttttaatttcaaccGGCGACCTAATTACAGTTAAAAACTGAAGAGGAACAAGGATTCGATGTAGAGGATTATCGCGACAGCTGAATTCAAATCGATTACTGTGAGGATTACAAATGGTGAATATTTTGGAAACGATGATTATTAGCGTTAGCAAAAAGTGATTGAAGAAACTTGAACCAAAGAGAACTTTTTCAAGTTTCGTGGTGAAAGTAAGTCGAAGGAAGATTGGgaaatattttcagaaaatcgCAGGAAGAAGGAAAGTAACTCGAGGACAACAAACAAGGACATTCTCTATCGTGGCAATTAAAGGTCGCAGTTACGATTTATTCTTACATGTATAACAATCGGAATGGAATCAAGTCG
This genomic stretch from Monomorium pharaonis isolate MP-MQ-018 chromosome 4, ASM1337386v2, whole genome shotgun sequence harbors:
- the LOC105835526 gene encoding uncharacterized protein LOC105835526, translated to MANLIFFGVPLSVGSVDDLTLYFYIACGITAGALILLFTLVIVLFVKVNRLAGDGSNQLNKQTSMMADFCYTNPTIVPGELLSRRGFSMYSGADNFDDDFGKNRNGHYGTYHEARSKF